The Coregonus clupeaformis isolate EN_2021a chromosome 8, ASM2061545v1, whole genome shotgun sequence genome has a segment encoding these proteins:
- the LOC121572133 gene encoding interleukin-13 receptor subunit alpha-1, translated as MILKHLECLLVLQYFINLVAPEVATEKALPEPLNLSLTWATEFLIKLSWNAPKDLDASCKVKYIINSTRTGQKSNISSTPCLYKEYNVDMNDAVNYTVITSPVECNDRTQSKPVSVSKPKSTELVKNFGCFLYSSKAMNCSWLPVNDASKDLQFYYRSPGDSHIAACSEYQYRAAQRTGCHLRGAFLQYDVYFLVNGTLNGLSVRNNFLVPPRYHVKPPAPKVKITEEGKNLILSWDPPDIGASHCWNYILNYNKCQESLSKEIQSKYVPVKVPYDRRCQYRVQVKAVYQKGCGDGGSDWSEEEIYGVDEWSMTVVGTVIPAAVFLFLILLICCFMRHREKLFPKIPQPSLIFKDMLNSNKEQKSSIGNLYVPVKEEVECKISLEKDPTLPMMQPDH; from the exons ATGATTTTGAAACATTTGGAATGTCTCTTGGTTCTACAATACTTTATTAACTTGGTCGCACCAGAGGTTGCAACTGAGAAAG CTCTCCCTGAGCCGCTTAACCTGTCATTGACGTGGGCGACTGAATTCCTTATAAAGCTGTCGTGGAATGCACCAAAGGATTTAGACGCATCATGCAAGGTGAAATACATTATCAATAGTACAAGAACCGGACAG AAATCCAACATAAGTTCAACTCCCTGCTTATATAAAGAGTATAATGTCGATATGAATGATGCAGTGAATTACACAGTGATAACATCCCCCGTTGAGTGTAATGACAGAACCCAGAGCAAACCTGTCAGCGTCTCTAAACCTAAATCCACAG AGTTGGTGAAGAACTTTGGATGTTTTCTCTACTCCTCTAAGGCCATGAACTGCAGCTGGCTTCCAGTCAATGATGCCTCAAAAGACCTCCAGTTCTACTACAG GTCCCCTGGTGACTCCCACATAGCAGCATGCAGTGAGTACCAgtacagagctgctcagaggacaGGATGTCACCTGAGAGGAGCCTTCCTTCAATATGACGTCTACTTCCTAGTCAATGGGACTCTCAATGGCTTGTCTGTACGGAATAACTTCCTGGTGCCTCCTAGATATCATG TCAAGCCCCCGGCCCCTAAGGTGAAGATCACAGAGGAAGGGAAGAATCTCATCCTGAGCTGGGACCCTCCGGACATAGGCGCTAGCCACTGCTGGAATTACATCTTAAACTACAACAAGTGTCAAGAGTCTCTG AGTAAGGAAATACAATCGAAATATGTACCAGTGAAGGTTCCATATGACCGGAGATGCCAGTACAGAGTGCAGGTGAAAGCAGTCTATCAGAAAGGGTGTGGGGACGGAGGCAGCGACTGGAGCGAAGAGGAAATCTACG GTGTGGATGAATGGTCGATGACTGTGGTTGGTACTGTCATTCCAGCTGCAGTCTTCTTATTCCTCATCCTTTTGATTTGTTGTTTTATGAG GCACAGAGAGAAGCTTTTCCCTAAGATTCCACAACCCTCACTGATTTTCAAGGACATGCTGAACAGCAATAAGGAACAGAAG AGCTCCATAGGCAATCTCTATGTCCCGGTTAAGGAGGAGGTGGAATGTAAGATCAGCCTAGAGAAAGACCCTACACTTCCCATGATGCAGCCTGACCACTGA